The window ATCCCTTTTCTAGATCAAAGACTAAAGCTGCACTAATTGCAATAATACCGTCAATCAATAGAACGCTTGTACCTAACGTCAGCCCAGTATATTTTGTAATAATTTGGGCCAGTAAATCTGTACCACCAGTAGAAGCATTCCCTTTAAATACAAAACCAATACCTAGACCAACAATAATTCCCCCAAAAAGGGCAGCTAATAGTGCATTTGTAGTTAATGCCCCCATGTTGGCAAACACAATAACAAAGAATGGCAATGCTAATGTACCTACAAATGATTTTAGCCCGAAATTTTTGCCTAATACGAATACACCAGCAACGAATAGCGGAATATTAAAAGCATATTGAACAATTCCTGCATTCCATCCAAAAAGACCATTTAAAATGGTACTGATCCCACTAACGCCTCCGGAAGCTACTTGATTGGGGAATAAAAATGCATTAAATCCAAATGCTATCACCGCAGCACCGAGAAGTACATAAATGTATTCCTGTATAATATCTTTTGTAGAATTTGAGACATTATTCTTGTTTATTTTACTCATATATTTCCTCACTCACATCAAATTCTCATTTGCAAATTTCTCCTGCATGATTATAACAAACAAGCTTGAAAAAGAGAACTTTAGTAAGATGAAGGGATAGACGAATCTTGATTTGCCATTATATAAATAAGGTACTTTTCTATTTTACAGTGCATAATTAAAAAGACAGCCCTTAAAAAGGACTGTCCCACAGTATTTAATCTTCTTTAAAAATTGTAGACCATTCGTTACGTTTTTCAAGCATTTCTGCTGCTAATTCTTTTGCACCCTCTAAACTATGATTCGCAGCCCAACCACATTGTACTTCGTTACATGCAGGAACTTCTGTTGCATTGACAACATCCTTTAATGTATTTTCTAAAATCGTAAGTACTTCCTCATAGTTATCATGATTAATCATTGTTAAATAAAAACCTGTTTGACATCCCATTGGACTCATATCAACAACGTGTTCTGTATGGTTGCGAATATTTTCTGCCATTAAGTGCTCAATTGAGTGAAGAGCATCCATTTTCATATGATCGATATTTGGTTGTTTAAATCGAACGTCATATTTGAGGACAATATCCCCATTTTGTCCTTCTTTCGTTCCTGCAAGGCGAACATATGGTGCAGCAACTTTTGTATGATCTAAATTAAAGCTTTCTACATTCATTATAGGCATTCTAAAACCCTCTTTCTAGTATTGTTGATAGTATACATTCTCGTTAAATAGTTTGATTTATCAAACTACTTATCTTTCTATTTCATTTTACAAGAGAAAGCTATTTTTTGTCACTTGAGGGATATCATTATTTCTATAGATGCAACTATACTAAATATTTTTCAAACCATGATACGATTTGTTCTAAACGTTCAATTCGTAAATTTGGCGTTCCAGTACGAGATAGATTATGGTTATTATCTGGGAAGCGAACAAAGCTCGTTTCTTTCCCCATCGATTTTAACGTAATATATAACTGCTCGGCCTGTTCAATCGGGCAACGGAAATCTAGTTCGCTATGCAAGATTAATAGAGGTGTTTCGATATTTTTGGCATATTTCAAAGGTGAATGCGCCCATAGTTTTTCTGGGTCCATCATATCTGTCCCAATTTGCCATGGAGTGAAATAATAGCCGATATCCGATACACCAAAGAAGCTTATCCAGTTTGAAATACTGCGCTGAGTAACGGCTGCTTTAAAACGATTTGTTTGTCCGACAATCCAGTTTGTCATAAAGCCACCATAGCTGCCACCTGTTACGCCTAGACGATTCACATCGATCCATGTTTCCTCACCTAAAACATGGTCCAGACCTGCCATAATATCTTCGTAATCCCCACCGCCATAATTACCACGAACACCGTTTACAAATTCTTGGCTATAACCATGGCTACCTCGAGGATTTACATATAAAACACCATATCCCTGTGCCGCAAGCAATTGTAGTTCATGGAAAAATGAGTTTGCGTACATTGCATGTGGTCCACCATGTATTTCAACAACCAATGGATATTTTTTATCTTCTTCGAAATTGGCAGGCTTCATTAACCAGCCATGCACCTGTATATCATCTTTACTTGTGTAGACAATTGGTTCTGGTTTTGAAAGCTTCACTTCATTTAACCATTCATCATTGAAATGCGTTACTTGCGTTCTTTCACCTTTTGCAATTTCATAAACAAATAACTCACCAGGGAATGTAGGATCAGAAACAGCAATTAAAGCTAATTGTCCGTCCTTCGAAATCGCATAGTCATAGACATGCTCTCCTTCTTTTGAAGCAGGATATATCGCTCCTTCTAAACTAGCGTAATATACCTGCACATCTCCTAAATTCGAAAGCTGGAAGTACAGATCATTTGTTTCTGTCCAAACGATGCTTGGCGCATATACTCCTTGCTGCGTATCTGCAACCGCATAATCGCCAACAGGGCAATCAATGCTTTCTGTCAGATTTTGTGTCACGCCATTTTCAATTTCATATACATAAACATTCGAATGTGTAGCATTTTTAAATGAAGCATCGCTGCCCACGTAAGCAATATACTTACCATCATATGAAAACTTCGCTCCACCATAATAGCCTTCATGATCCACCAGTACGGTTTCATTTTTCGTTTCAACATCTACCAGTATTAATGGCTGTCTAAAATCATAATCTTTCTGCTCTTCGCGATTTACACCAATAATGACCTGCTTGCCGTCTGGTGAAATATCGAAAAGCGAATATGAATGGTTGCCTTCAGAAAATTGTTCGATTGTATCATCCTTTATCGAAAGGATGGCTATTTGAGAATGCACTTCTTGTTTTGTTAACCCATGCCCTTTTAAACCATCCATTTTATAGCGCATTTTGTCCACTACATAAGCTGTAGGTTTTTCTTTCTCTTCTTTCTCTTTTTTTGCAGCGTCATTAAATGTTCTATCTTCTTTTAGACTGCTTGTAATCCAGATTTTTTCTCCACATGGAGACCATAAAAAAGAGTTGATCCCTGATTCAACATGGGTGATTTTTTTGGCTTCACCACCGGTTTTATTCAGTATATATAATTGGTTTTTCTCATCACGATTGGAGATAAAAGCAATCTGTTCTCCATTTGGCGACCATTTTGGAGAGGAAATACGTTCATTTCCAAACGTCCATTGTGTAACTACTTTTGAATCCACATTTAAGTGATAAATGCTTGAGAAGTATTGATTTTCTTTTTCATCAATCCTTGTCTTAATAAATACAGCTTCTTTATTATTAGGGGAAAGCTGCGGATTTGTAACAGATTGAATTTTAAATAAATCCTCTTTTTCTAGTAATCTTTTTTCTGCCATTTTGTCCACCCTTTCAAAACATACTTCGATTTCCGTAATATAAAGTTTATCACTAACACCCCTTATGTCAAACAATTTTTAAAAATCAAAAAAATGTTTGGGGACCAGGTACACATACAATTATGAATATTCAGAATTGTATGTGTACCTGGTCCCCGA is drawn from Lysinibacillus sp. SGAir0095 and contains these coding sequences:
- a CDS encoding S-ribosylhomocysteine lyase, which produces MPIMNVESFNLDHTKVAAPYVRLAGTKEGQNGDIVLKYDVRFKQPNIDHMKMDALHSIEHLMAENIRNHTEHVVDMSPMGCQTGFYLTMINHDNYEEVLTILENTLKDVVNATEVPACNEVQCGWAANHSLEGAKELAAEMLEKRNEWSTIFKED
- a CDS encoding S9 family peptidase, which codes for MAEKRLLEKEDLFKIQSVTNPQLSPNNKEAVFIKTRIDEKENQYFSSIYHLNVDSKVVTQWTFGNERISSPKWSPNGEQIAFISNRDEKNQLYILNKTGGEAKKITHVESGINSFLWSPCGEKIWITSSLKEDRTFNDAAKKEKEEKEKPTAYVVDKMRYKMDGLKGHGLTKQEVHSQIAILSIKDDTIEQFSEGNHSYSLFDISPDGKQVIIGVNREEQKDYDFRQPLILVDVETKNETVLVDHEGYYGGAKFSYDGKYIAYVGSDASFKNATHSNVYVYEIENGVTQNLTESIDCPVGDYAVADTQQGVYAPSIVWTETNDLYFQLSNLGDVQVYYASLEGAIYPASKEGEHVYDYAISKDGQLALIAVSDPTFPGELFVYEIAKGERTQVTHFNDEWLNEVKLSKPEPIVYTSKDDIQVHGWLMKPANFEEDKKYPLVVEIHGGPHAMYANSFFHELQLLAAQGYGVLYVNPRGSHGYSQEFVNGVRGNYGGGDYEDIMAGLDHVLGEETWIDVNRLGVTGGSYGGFMTNWIVGQTNRFKAAVTQRSISNWISFFGVSDIGYYFTPWQIGTDMMDPEKLWAHSPLKYAKNIETPLLILHSELDFRCPIEQAEQLYITLKSMGKETSFVRFPDNNHNLSRTGTPNLRIERLEQIVSWFEKYLV
- a CDS encoding YitT family protein — protein: MSKINKNNVSNSTKDIIQEYIYVLLGAAVIAFGFNAFLFPNQVASGGVSGISTILNGLFGWNAGIVQYAFNIPLFVAGVFVLGKNFGLKSFVGTLALPFFVIVFANMGALTTNALLAALFGGIIVGLGIGFVFKGNASTGGTDLLAQIITKYTGLTLGTSVLLIDGIIAISAALVFDLEKGLYALIGLFVTTKTIDIVQLGFSQSKMVYIISNKQDEIRDAIYADIDRGVTKVPAFGGYTGEERLMLMVVVYQSEFTKLKQIIKTVDPTAFVIVSDAYEVLGEGFKRV